The Micromonospora sp. WMMD961 genome has a segment encoding these proteins:
- a CDS encoding carbohydrate ABC transporter permease — protein sequence MNKLRTGAFHTGMILLSLLWLGPVLWVVVMSTRSFDDIAAHGVGSLPRSFTLDTYRQAWTDGGELRALINSMLVTVPSVALSLGLAAMAAFALSRFRIPGRRTVLLLMLAGNLLPPQILLIPVAKFSELTGLYDTLWALITVQVGFGLGFYTFVLHGFMRDLPNEIQEAATIDGAGTAQIFTRVMLPLTRPALAALGALSFTWIFNDLLWAITVLRTDDNMPVTPALLALQGQFVSSWNVIAAGTVIAAVPTVAVFLRFQRHFVSGLALGAVK from the coding sequence ATGAACAAGCTCCGTACCGGGGCCTTCCACACCGGCATGATCCTGCTCTCGCTGCTCTGGCTGGGGCCGGTGCTCTGGGTGGTGGTGATGTCCACCCGGTCGTTCGACGACATCGCGGCCCACGGGGTCGGCAGCCTGCCCCGGTCGTTCACCCTGGACACCTACCGGCAGGCGTGGACCGACGGCGGCGAGTTGCGCGCGCTGATCAACAGCATGCTGGTCACCGTACCGTCGGTGGCGCTGAGCCTGGGGCTGGCCGCGATGGCCGCGTTCGCGCTGAGCCGGTTCCGGATCCCCGGCCGGCGGACCGTCCTGCTGCTGATGCTCGCCGGCAACCTGCTGCCACCGCAGATCCTGCTCATCCCGGTGGCCAAGTTCAGCGAGCTGACCGGCCTGTACGACACGCTCTGGGCGCTGATCACGGTGCAGGTCGGCTTCGGGCTCGGCTTCTACACGTTCGTGCTGCACGGCTTCATGCGGGACCTGCCGAACGAGATCCAGGAAGCGGCGACGATCGACGGCGCGGGCACGGCACAGATCTTCACCAGGGTGATGCTGCCGCTGACCCGACCCGCGCTGGCCGCCCTGGGGGCGCTCTCCTTCACCTGGATCTTCAACGACCTGCTGTGGGCGATCACCGTGCTGCGTACCGACGACAACATGCCGGTCACCCCGGCGCTGCTCGCCCTGCAGGGGCAGTTCGTCTCGTCCTGGAACGTCATCGCCGCCGGTACGGTCATCGCTGCCGTACCCACCGTCGCGGTGTTCCTGCGCTTCCAGCGGCACTTCGTCTCCGGCCTGGCGCTGGGAGCGGTCAAGTGA